One genomic window of Ruminococcus gauvreauii includes the following:
- a CDS encoding helix-turn-helix domain-containing protein yields MAISYNGLWKILIHNGMKKGDLKRRTGISSGTIAKMTNGEAVTLTVLEKICNELNCDIGDLVEIDAFNDKKVGEEKNGKR; encoded by the coding sequence ATGGCAATTTCATATAATGGACTGTGGAAAATTCTAATTCATAATGGAATGAAAAAAGGGGATTTAAAACGAAGAACAGGGATTAGTAGTGGAACAATTGCTAAAATGACAAATGGGGAAGCAGTAACTTTGACGGTTTTAGAAAAGATATGTAATGAATTAAATTGCGATATTGGGGATCTGGTTGAAATTGACGCTTTTAATGATAAAAAAGTAGGGGAGGAAAAGAATGGAAAAAGATAG
- a CDS encoding TnpV protein: MNRKINSIPVVRIKIGEQDRRTIMEKHIMGENGVSYTLGEDGLYYPDLYLSEETEYPIGKYGMLRKTYLKEHRKGLYLELVVAGKLNEHLYQIDEECNQMMDRLVEEIKERQGVTEELKMQDQMAWVGRMNNIRACAEERNNVILDRTYIRKVERGKRWQFHIMDCGKF, encoded by the coding sequence ATGAACAGAAAAATAAACAGCATACCCGTAGTCAGAATAAAGATCGGGGAACAAGATAGGAGGACAATCATGGAAAAACACATTATGGGAGAAAACGGAGTCAGTTACACTTTAGGAGAGGACGGTCTGTACTATCCAGACCTGTACCTTTCGGAAGAGACAGAGTATCCGATTGGAAAGTATGGAATGTTGAGAAAAACTTACTTGAAAGAGCATCGGAAAGGATTGTATCTGGAGTTGGTGGTTGCAGGAAAATTAAATGAGCATTTGTATCAGATTGACGAAGAATGTAATCAAATGATGGACAGACTGGTGGAGGAGATAAAAGAAAGGCAGGGAGTGACAGAAGAACTGAAGATGCAGGATCAGATGGCATGGGTCGGGAGAATGAATAATATTCGGGCTTGTGCGGAGGAGAGAAATAATGTTATACTAGACAGAACGTATATTCGAAAGGTGGAGAGAGGTAAAAGATGGCAATTTCATATAATGGACTGTGGAAAATTCTAA